Proteins from a single region of Arctopsyche grandis isolate Sample6627 chromosome 1, ASM5162203v2, whole genome shotgun sequence:
- the vib gene encoding phosphatidylinositol transfer protein vib, with amino-acid sequence MLCKEFRLPLPLTVEEYQVGQLWAVAEASKNETGGGEGIEVIKNEPFKDFPLLGGKYSSGQYTYKIYHLSSKVPAFIRLLAPKGSLEIHEEAWNAYPYCRTVLTNPGYMKENFVICIESLHVDDTGDQDNVHELPPEKLKNREVVYIDIANDPIPSSDYKPDLDPTTFKSVKTGRGPFTGNKWWMNQKPVMTCYKLVTVEFKWFGLQNKVENFILKSERRLFTSFHRQVVCWLDKWHGLTMADIRAIEDKTKEDLDKLRKQGEVRGMRADGE; translated from the exons TCGTTTGCCATTACCGTTAACCGTTGAAGAG TATCAAGTGGGCCAGCTTTGGGCTGTTGCGGAAGCGTCTAAAAATGAAACCGGCGGCGGCGAAGGGATAGAAGTTATTAAGAATGAACCCTTCAAAGACTTTCCCCTACTCG GTGGAAAATATTCTTCCGGccagtatacatataaaatatatcatttatcTTCAAAAGTTCCCGCTTTCATCAGATTACTCGCGCCCAAAGGTTCTTTAGAGATTCACGAAGAAGCATGGAATGCTTATCCTTACTGCCGAACAGTACTTACT aatcccGGTTACATGAAAGAAAATTTCGTTATTTGCATTGAATCCTTACACGTAGACGACACTGGCGATCAAGATAAT GTACATGAATTGCCGCCAGAGAAACTAAAAAACCGAGAAGTAGTTTACATAGATATAGCTAATGACCCAATACCTTCAAGCGACTACAAGCCGGACTTGGATCCTACTACTTTTAAGTCTGTGAAAACCGGCCGCGGACCATTCACCGGAAACAAATGGTGGATGAATCAGAAGCCCGTAATGACTTGTTATAAACTCGTTACTGTAGAATTCAAATGGTTCGGTTTACAG AATAAAGTAGAAAATTTCATCTTGAAATCGGAGAGACGGTTATTCACTTCATTCCACAG GCAAGTTGTGTGTTGGTTAGATAAGTGGCACGGCTTAACAATGGCGGACATTCGGGCCATCGAAGACAAAACTAAAGAAGACTTGGACAAGTTAAGAAAGCAGGGTGAAGTGCGTGGTATGAGAGCCGACGGAGAATag
- the Sas-4 gene encoding spindle assembly abnormal 4: protein MDKDLPSSPEHLLFRLEELKKMKQLNEERLLEQQALQRQNLLNEKSRLLNDLYKNVDISKLIAMEEYDTFMNISQESEYPYTPTPQSGISTNCEKKFNDDKSSNISNKSDIDEVPVTAKFCNFDELLENELKNEPTDTFTNRSRTNCSARTYLKRGEGMYRFGMTKDDIGRTKNKMPWLKKKCKVKIPSVEPIKTDANEPVDVQKPKRKLDFNLSESIHKPNTSSDAIIKTWADVLSQNNEDIDVGTFEHNYMSDTSVIMSPSFAKISHRKEAAEQKLFDLIEKKVESMSPSSANSFFVKFFGKLNPNPTDGSESNVNYDSHTEMCESGDVERNDDSEETSESSDTENTCKSINTCIPTSTPNQENFNKLEIKAAKKYSVPNIVKIVINKDDSQSTPKITVERPNRHLVEESTEDDVTEVETTQLDHHGDAIKQQISKAKMLAIRSKELETEIEIFGRMKQELEKEKEEFLKEKEEFFKERASAETKLNEDKVINEYYLTEEREKLKKQKMLYDRHVREIKGQLSRKDREEISMLSQEVTHLKEQIASRDAKAGAAQARLRNQVKSLEGEIKRSKDECEKLQKENRKLSNSNARTRRLTNINLLANINKSIAQMATDKSDDIEDVFPTKRISAESLDEVRPKQTQINKQKPRALKHQRTKSAPNLSVASRYAKYFSERDEKEQADGYGLNSDTESDTSSDIQSIKPTIDIFKNTHIEDIYNLNKITTETKSCIKKHPSKLESLPSKLKYPTIEKSKTEDRHRLNPDIESDSSSDTNQRTYANPIKTHYNSTTDQIEVDSVKNQDVYKPSMVSETKSCIKNPSKVENPVKSKFKYTTTEKSSPHPSTKNVREDGSVEMTYENGNHKIVSSDGSHTKFTFYNGDVKDVYRDEGTIKYWHKNRNIYHTSYKDGSEIIQFPDGYIERRYPDGSLQAHCSNGTVRWIKPGNYEECRFPDGTLVSINADGEQTLRFPNGQVEVHTSEYKKREFPDGTVRIMYTDGVIETRYSNGRIRIKDKLGNLVMDTIPNS, encoded by the exons ATGGATAAAGACTTGCCCTCATCTCCAGAACATCTCTTATTTCGTCTAGAAGAGTTGAAGAAAATGAAGCAGCTGAATGAAGAACGACTACTCGAACAACAAGCCCTTCAAAGGCAAAACTTACTTAACGAAAAATCTAGACTGTTAAATGACTTGTATAAAAATGTCGACATAAGTAAATTAATCGCAATGGAAGAGTACGATACGTTCATGAATATATCTCAAGAGTCGGAATATCCGTACACTCCGACGCCACAAAGTGGTATTTCAAcaaactgtgaaaaaaaattcaatgacgATAAGTCATCTAATATAAGCAACAAATCTGATATTGATGAAGTTCCCGTAACGGCTAAGTTTTGCAATTTCGATGAACTTCtcgaaaatgaattgaaaaacgAACCAACCGATACATTCACAAACAGGTCTCGTACAAACTGCAGTGCTAGGACGTATTTGAAGAGAGGCGAAGGTATGTATAGATTCGGAATGACCAAAGATGACATTGGTCggactaaaaataaaatgccgTGGCTAAAAAAGAAGTGCAAAGTTAAGATTCCATCTGTCGAACctataaaaacggacgcaaaCGAACCAGTCGACGTTCAAAAGCCCAAAAGAAAACTCGATTTCAACCTGAGCGAAAGTATACACAAACCGAACACGTCGAGTGATGCCATCATCAAAACCTGGGCGGACGTTCTCAGCCAAAACAACGAAGATATTGACGTCGGAACGTTCGAGCACAATTACATGTCCGACACATCGGTGATTATGAGTCCATCGTTTGCGAAAATTTCGCACCGCAAAGAAGCGGCCGAGCAAAAACTGTTCGATTTGAtcgaaaagaaagtcgaaagtATGAGCCCGTCATCAGCAAACAgctttttcgttaaatttttcggTAAACTCAATCCGAATCCTACCGATGGCTCTGAAAGCAACGTAAATTATGATTCACATACAGAAATGTGTGAATCTGGCGACGTGGAAAGGAACGATGATAGTGAAGAGACGAGCGAAAGTTCCGACACGGAGAACACCTGCAAAAGTATCAATACTTGTATTCCAACCTCGACTCCGAAtcaagaaaattttaataaacttgAAATCAAAGCGGCTAAGAAGTATTCAGTTCCGAACATcgtcaaaattgtaataaataaggaTGATAGTCAATCCACGCCTAAAATTACAGTCGAACGACCAAACAGACATTTGGTCGAAGAGTCGACTGAAGATGATGTTACAGAAGTAGAAACAACACAATTGGATCACCATGGAGATGCTATAAAGCAACAAATTTCAAAAGCGAAAATGCTGGCAATCCGCTCAAAAGAGTTGGAAACGGAGATAGAAATTTTTGGTAGAATGAAACAAGAACTAGAAAAAGAAAAGGAGGAGTTCTTAAAAGAAAAGGAGGAATTCTTCAAAGAAAGAGCCTCTGCCGAGACGAAATTGAACGAGGATAAAGTCATCAACGAGTATTATTTAACCGAAGAGAGAGAAAAGCTCAAGAAGCAAAAGATGCTCTACGACAGACACGTTCGAGAGATAAAAGGCCAACTGTCACGAAAGGACAGAGAAGAAATTTCCATGCTCAGTCAAGAAGTGACACACCTCAAGGAACAGATAGCATCGAGAGACGCGAAAGCCGGAGCCGCACAGGCCAGGTTGAGAAACCAAGTCAAATCGCTCGAAGGCGAAATAAAACGCTCAAAAGACGAGTGCGAAAAGCTTCAAAAGGAAAATCGCAAGCTTTCAAACTCCAATGCGAGAACCCGCCGACTGACCAACATCAATTTACTAGCCAACATCAACAAATCCATAGCACAGATGGCCACGGACAAATCCGACGACATAGAAGACGTATTCCCAACTAAGAGAATATCCGCCGAGTCTTTGGACGAAGTGCGTCCGAAGCAAACGCAAATCAACAAGCAAAAGCCGAGAGCTTTGAAGCACCAAAGAACGAAAAGCGCTCCTAATTTATCCGTCGCTTCGAGATATGCAAAATACTTCAGCGAGAGAGACGAAAAGGAACAAGCAGACGGATACGGACTAAACTCGGACACGGAAAGCGACACTTCTTCCGACATACAGTCAATTAAACCTACCATCGATATcttcaaaaacacacacatcGAAGACATATACAATCTAAACAAAATCACCACCGAGACCAAATCCTGCATTAAAAAACATCCCTCCAAGCTTGAAAGTCTACCGTCTAAATTAAAATACCCCACCATTGAGAAGTCTAAGACTGAAGACAGACACCGCTTAAACCCTGATATAGAAAGCGACAGTTCTTCCGACACAAATCAAAGAACATACGCGAACCCTATTAAAACACATTACAATAGCACAACCGATCAAATCGAAGTTGATTCGGTTAAAAATCAAGACGTATACAAACCGTCCATGGTTTCCGAGACTAAATCTTGCATTAAAAACCCATCCAAAGTTGAAAATCCCGTCAAGTCAAAGTTCAAATACACCACCACTGAAAAATCAAGTCCACATCCGTCGACTAAGAACGTACGCGAAGACGGCAGTGTCGAGATGACTTACGAGAACGGTAATCATAAAATCGTCTCGTCGGACGGCTCGCACACAAAGTTCACGTTTTACAACGGAGACGTTAAAGATGTGTACCGCGACGAAGGAACTATAAAGTATTGGCATAAAAATCGCAACATTTATCACACATCGTATAAGGACGGATCGGAAATCATTCAGTTTCCGGA TGGCTATATTGAAAGGCGATATCCAGACGGATCGTTGCAGGCCCACTGCTCCAACGGAACCGTAAGATGGATCAAACCGGGCAACTACGAAGAGTGCCGCTTCCCCGACGGAACCCTGGTTTCGATCAACGCCGACGGAGAACAAACACTGCGATTTCCTAACGGTCAAGTAGAAGTACATACATCTGAATATAAG AAACGAGAATTTCCCGACGGTACTGTCAGGATAATGTACACCGACGGTGTGATCGAGACGAGATACTCCAACGGTAGAATAAGAATCAAAGACAAACTAGGCAACCTCGTAATGGACACAATTCCAAATTCTTGA
- the mRpL44 gene encoding mitochondrial ribosomal protein L44 — MWKQLSRNLGALGLQGAQALKPRPQIYLPECKVHRWVKPVLQSFAARQKRYGSPLKPNPRCEYAEWNREAELYAFSKRLHEEFDPQLLSRALTLQSYIVQEEKRQKLVGIENPDLQIKDNTELTKQGESFMSEYIQLYIEAALPNFPKEGCTAVKDYLMSLKMLSHISQSLGTKQLILTTEHPNTAILADTFKAVVGALIQSSGEERAGHFVRDFVITNLNRVDVNHLWEIQNPIEMLSEILQKSNKVAEPRLIQAVGKNSILACYRVGIYVDKDMFCAGYGETLEIAHDMAAREGLKIFYGTLDNMAPIDFEIPGLPDSTRQSVKEQLTA, encoded by the exons ATGTGGAAGCAGTTGTCGAGGAATTTGGGGGCTCTGGGGCTCCAGGGGGCGCAGGCTCTCAAGCCGAGGCCGCAGATTTATCTTCCAG AATGTAAAGTTCACCGTTGGGTGAAACCCGTATTACAATCGTTTGCAGCACGCCAAAAAAGATATGGCAGTCCGTTGAAACCTAATCCACGCTGTGAATACGCAGAATGGAACCGAGAAGCCGAACTGTATGCTTTCAGTAAACGACTCCACGAAGAGTTCGATCCACAGCTACTTTCGAGAGCCTTGACACTTCAATCTTACATAGTACAAGAGGAAAAGCGTCAAAAGTTAGTCGGAATCGAAAATCCAGATTTGCAAATCAAAGATAATACAGAACTCACTAAACAAG GTGAATCTTTCATGTCAGAATACATTCAGTTATATATAGAGGCTGCCCTTCCCAATTTTCCCAAAGAAGGCTGCACAGCCGTTAAAGACTATCTGATGAGTCTCAAAATGCTATCTCATATATCGCAAAGTTTGGGCACCAAACAACTCATTCTCACCACT gaACATCCAAATACAGCCATTCTAGCGGATACGTTCAAAGCTGTAGTGGGAGCTTTGATTCAATCGTCCGGTGAGGAACGAGCTGGTCACTTCGTCCGAGATTTTGTGATTACGAACTTGAACAGAGTCGACGTGAATCACTTGTGGGAGATTCAGAATCCGATCGAAATGCTTTCTGAAATTCTTCAAAAATCTAATAAGGTCGCCGAACCTCGTCTCATACAAGCAGTAGGAAAGAATAGCATTTTAGCCTGTTATAGGGTTGGAATTTACGTCGATAAAGATATGTTCTGTGCAG GTTACGGAGAAACACTAGAAATTGCCCACGATATGGCCGCTCGAGaaggattgaaaatattttacggcACTCTTGATAATATGGCTCCAATAGATTTCGAAATACCCGGATTACCTGACAGTACTCGGCAATCTGTCAAGGAACAGTTGACAGCATga
- the LOC143922601 gene encoding prostaglandin reductase 1-like, with protein MIVIMASNWATSFAGFARAFSTSSSRMVKARKYLMVTHFQGEPKKTDLKLVEEELPSLADGEFLCKAKYLSVDPYMRPYMMRYPVGSLMIGSQVAEIVESKSSKFPVGKLVVGSFGWRDYTISDDKESENKPYILPDFGDLSPSLGLGVLGMPGNTAYFGFLEICRPKPNETVVITGAAGAVGSHVGQIAKLKGCRVIGFAGSDEKCNWLKNQMGFDYAYNYKKVNPDQALKESAHKGVDCYFDNVGGELSSAIINRMNTFGRISVCGAISVYNTDISKMPKVPILQPTFVFNQLKMEGFLVTRWLNRWNEGIGQNLKWIKEGKLKHKETVTDGFENMFEAFTSMLRGENTGKAIVKV; from the exons ATGATAGTGATAATGGCGAGCAATTGGGCAACGTCTTTCGCCGGCTTCGCACGAGCGTTCAGCACCAGCAGCAGCAGAATGGTCAAAGCCAGGAAGTATCTGATGGTCACCCACTTCCAGGGAGAGCCCAAGAAGACAGACCTCAAACTGGTGGAGGAGGAGTTGCCTTCACTCGCCGATGGAG AATTTCTATGTAAAGCGAAGTATCTGAGCGTCGATCCTTACATGAGACCGTACATGATGAGGTATCCAGTTGGATCATTGATGATTGGTTCTCAAGTCGCCGA AATTGTTGAAAGCAAAAGCAGCAAATTTCCCGTCGGTAAATTGGTCGTTGGAAGCTTCGGCTGGAGGGATTACACGATCAGCGATGACAAAGAATCTGaaaacaaaccttacatattgCCCGATTTCGGAGATTTGTCACCATCTCTCGGTCTCGGTGTTCTCGGAATGCCTGG GAACACGGCGTATTTCGGATTCTTAGAAATCTGTCGACCTAAACCCAACGAGACTGTCGTCATCACCGGTGCTGCTGGAGCTGTCGGAAGTCATGTCGGACAAATCGCCAAATTGaaag gatGCAGAGTCATCGGATTCGCTGGCTCCGATGAAAAGTGCAATTGGCTGAAGAATCAAATGGGATTCGACTATgcttacaattataaaaaagtgAACCCCGACCAGGCTCTTAAGGAATCTGCTCACAAAGGAGTCGACTGCTATTTtgataat gtcGGAGGTGAACTAAGCTCCGCTATTATTAACCGAATGAATACTTTCGGAAGGATCTCAGTGTGCGGAGCAATTTCCGTTTACAATACTGATATATCGAAAATGCCAAAAG TTCCGATCTTACAGCCTACTTTCGTTTTTAACCAATTGAAAATGGAGGGATTCCTCGTGACGAGATGGTTGAATCGATGGAACGAGGGAATCGGTCAGAATTTGAAATGGATTAAAGAAGGAAAGCTCAAACACAAGGAAACTGTAACGGATGGTTTTGAAAACATGTTTGAAGCGTTTACGAGTATGCTTCGTGGAGAAAACACCGGAAAAGCAATAGTGAAAGTTTAA